The following are from one region of the Salvia hispanica cultivar TCC Black 2014 chromosome 1, UniMelb_Shisp_WGS_1.0, whole genome shotgun sequence genome:
- the LOC125202565 gene encoding protein EIN4-like isoform X2, which yields MLKALVYPWLLLLLSLYVSIAAAYNGFGCGCDEEGYWSFEKILDWQKACDFLIAIAYFSIPIELIYFVTCSTFPYKWVLVQFVLFIVLCGMTHLLNGWTYGPHTFQLMLYLTVFKFLTALVSFATAITLFTLIPQLLKVKVREIMLRKKTGDLDREVSIIRKQKEHATRVRMLTREIRKYLDRHTIFYTTLVELSKVLDLENCVVWMPNSGRTEINLTHDLREKSLPNTHNSVIPISEPDVRRVKGSERVRILDPESPLSIASSREVGEPGCVAAIRMPILKVSHFKNGTPEMVQACYAILVLVLPSGLGRTWSKQELEMVEVVADQVAVALSHAAVVEEALSLTATLEEQKRTLQQANRNTMMASQARYEFKKVMSNGLRRPMHSILGLLSVLQDEPLSDEQLLLIGTTFKAGNVLSTLINDVMETAGKDYSRFPLHMRPFELHSMIKEAACLFNCMCALRGYNFSIKVDKSMPKYVLGDETRVFQVILHMIGNLLNASRGGGFLLLRVHSANGSQVWNDQRRGQWRSNSSDRYAYVRLEAGIRHTNSGSQSGNSSVIQYSSQRCSGGGKEIMSFDMCKKIVQMMQGDIWMVSNPEGFDRSIVLVLQFQARASFAVDIVEQEQSIKRMQSNSVFKGLQILLADADAGNRAVTRRLLEKLGCVVTAVSSGSECLRAVGPSVPPFQVVLLDIHLPDLDGFEVAEELRKDESRNWLLIVAFTASDEKETREKCLEVGMNGVLAKPVKV from the exons ATGTTGAAGGCATTAGTATATCCGTGGCTGTTGTTGCTGCTGTCGTTGTATGTATCCATCGCGGCTGCATACAATGGTTTCGGCTGTGGCTGTGATGAGGAAGGGTATTGGAGCTTTGAGAAAATCTTAGATTGGCAAAAAGCCTGTGATTTCTTGATTGCAATTGCTTACTTCTCGATACCGATTGAACTCATTTACTTCGTTACCTGCTCCACCTTTCCTTACAAATGGGTGCTGGTTCAGTTCGTCTTGTTCATTGTCCTGTGCGGGATGACTCATTTGCTGAATGGTTGGACGTATGGACCTCACACCTTTCAACTCATGCTGTATCTCACCGTTTTCAAGTTTCTCACTGCCCTCGTCTCATTTGCAACGGCTATAACCCTTTTCACCCTCATCCCGCAGCTGCTCAAGGTGAAGGTGAGGGAGATCATGCTGAGGAAGAAGACAGGGGATCTTGATCGGGAAGTTTCGATTATCAGGAAGCAGAAGGAACATGCCACGCGTGTTAGGATGCTGACACGTGAGATACGCAAGTATCTTGATCGCCATACTATTTTCTACACAACTCTGGTTGAGCTGTCAAAGGTTTTGGATTTGGAAAACTGCGTTGTTTGGATGCCAAACTCGGGTAGAACGGAGATTAACCTAACGCAtgatttgagagagaaaagccTCCCAAATACACATAATTCAGTTATCCCTATTAGTGAGCCTGATGTGAGAAGGGTCAAGGGAAGTGAACGGGTGAGGATACTTGATCCCGAATCTCCACTTTCTATTGCAAGCAGTAGGGAAGTTGGTGAACCGGGATGTGTGGCTGCGATCAGGATGCCAATATTGAAGGTTTCCCATTTCAAAAACGGCACTCCTGAGATGGTCCAAGCCTGTTATGCTATTCTCGTCTTGGTCCTTCCCAGTGGACTGGGTCGAACATGGAGTAAGCAAGAACTCGAGATGGTGGAGGTGGTTGCTGATCAAGTTGCTGTGGCTCTCTCACATGCAGCTGTTGTTGAAGAAGCCCTATCCTTGACAGCAACGCTCGAGGAACAAAAACGAACACTGCAGCAGGCCAACCGGAACACAATGATGGCAAGTCAAGCGCGCTATGAATTTAAGAAGGTGATGAGTAACGGATTAAGAAGGCCGATGCACTCGATTCTTGGCCTGCTATCAGTGCTACAGGATGAACCGCTTAGTGACGAGCAGCTTCTTCTCATTGGCACGACGTTCAAGGCTGGTAATGTTCTTTCGACACTGATAAATGATGTCATGGAAACTGCAGGAAAGGATTATAGCAGATTCCCTTTGCATATGAGGCCCTTCGAGCTTCACTCTATGATAAAAGAAGCTGCATGCCTCTTTAATTGCATGTGTGCTCTTAGGGGTTACAATTTTTCTATTAAAGTGGATAAGTCAATGCCAAAATATGTGTTAGGTGATGAGACAAGAGTGTTTCAGGTGATTCTGCATATGATTGGTAATCTGTTAAATGCAAGCAGAGGAGGTGGATTTCTTTTGTTACGAGTGCATTCAGCGAACGGGAGTCAGGTGTGGAATGACCAGAGACGAGGCCAATGGAGGTCGAATTCATCGGATAGATATGCTTATGTTAGGCTTGAAGCCGGTATTCGTCATACCAATTCTGGTTCCCAGTCAGGCAACAGTTCTGTGATTCAATACAGTAGCCAGAGATGCTCCGGTGGAGGCAAGGAAATCATGAGCTTTGACATGTGTAAAAAAATCGTTCAG ATGATGCAAGGAGACATCTGGATGGTATCGAATCCGGAGGGCTTCGATCGAAGCATAGTTCTCGTCTTGCAGTTCCAGGCGCGGGCATCCTTTGCAGTAGACATAGTAGAACAGGAGCAATCTATTAAGCGCATGCAATCCAACTCCGTCTTCAAAGGTCTGCAAATTCTCCTAGCTGATGCTGATGCTGGGAACAGAGCCGTGACAAGGAGGTTGCTGGAGAAGCTGGGGTGCGTTGTGACCGCAGTCTCATCTGGATCCGAATGCCTCAGAGCTGTTGGTCCGTCCGTGCCCCCGTTCCAAGTCGTGCTTCTGGACATTCACCTCCCCGACTTGGATGGCTTCGAAGTTGCTGAGGAGCTGCGCAAGGATGAAAGCCGGAACTGGCTGCTGATTGTCGCCTTTACTGCAAGCGACGAGAAAGAGACTAGGGAGAAGTGCTTGGAGGTTGGGATGAATGGTGTTTTGGCGAAACCAG TAAAAGTTTAG
- the LOC125202565 gene encoding protein EIN4-like isoform X1, with the protein MLKALVYPWLLLLLSLYVSIAAAYNGFGCGCDEEGYWSFEKILDWQKACDFLIAIAYFSIPIELIYFVTCSTFPYKWVLVQFVLFIVLCGMTHLLNGWTYGPHTFQLMLYLTVFKFLTALVSFATAITLFTLIPQLLKVKVREIMLRKKTGDLDREVSIIRKQKEHATRVRMLTREIRKYLDRHTIFYTTLVELSKVLDLENCVVWMPNSGRTEINLTHDLREKSLPNTHNSVIPISEPDVRRVKGSERVRILDPESPLSIASSREVGEPGCVAAIRMPILKVSHFKNGTPEMVQACYAILVLVLPSGLGRTWSKQELEMVEVVADQVAVALSHAAVVEEALSLTATLEEQKRTLQQANRNTMMASQARYEFKKVMSNGLRRPMHSILGLLSVLQDEPLSDEQLLLIGTTFKAGNVLSTLINDVMETAGKDYSRFPLHMRPFELHSMIKEAACLFNCMCALRGYNFSIKVDKSMPKYVLGDETRVFQVILHMIGNLLNASRGGGFLLLRVHSANGSQVWNDQRRGQWRSNSSDRYAYVRLEAGIRHTNSGSQSGNSSVIQYSSQRCSGGGKEIMSFDMCKKIVQMMQGDIWMVSNPEGFDRSIVLVLQFQARASFAVDIVEQEQSIKRMQSNSVFKGLQILLADADAGNRAVTRRLLEKLGCVVTAVSSGSECLRAVGPSVPPFQVVLLDIHLPDLDGFEVAEELRKDESRNWLLIVAFTASDEKETREKCLEVGMNGVLAKPGSSHDLARELECILLRRSRRYN; encoded by the exons ATGTTGAAGGCATTAGTATATCCGTGGCTGTTGTTGCTGCTGTCGTTGTATGTATCCATCGCGGCTGCATACAATGGTTTCGGCTGTGGCTGTGATGAGGAAGGGTATTGGAGCTTTGAGAAAATCTTAGATTGGCAAAAAGCCTGTGATTTCTTGATTGCAATTGCTTACTTCTCGATACCGATTGAACTCATTTACTTCGTTACCTGCTCCACCTTTCCTTACAAATGGGTGCTGGTTCAGTTCGTCTTGTTCATTGTCCTGTGCGGGATGACTCATTTGCTGAATGGTTGGACGTATGGACCTCACACCTTTCAACTCATGCTGTATCTCACCGTTTTCAAGTTTCTCACTGCCCTCGTCTCATTTGCAACGGCTATAACCCTTTTCACCCTCATCCCGCAGCTGCTCAAGGTGAAGGTGAGGGAGATCATGCTGAGGAAGAAGACAGGGGATCTTGATCGGGAAGTTTCGATTATCAGGAAGCAGAAGGAACATGCCACGCGTGTTAGGATGCTGACACGTGAGATACGCAAGTATCTTGATCGCCATACTATTTTCTACACAACTCTGGTTGAGCTGTCAAAGGTTTTGGATTTGGAAAACTGCGTTGTTTGGATGCCAAACTCGGGTAGAACGGAGATTAACCTAACGCAtgatttgagagagaaaagccTCCCAAATACACATAATTCAGTTATCCCTATTAGTGAGCCTGATGTGAGAAGGGTCAAGGGAAGTGAACGGGTGAGGATACTTGATCCCGAATCTCCACTTTCTATTGCAAGCAGTAGGGAAGTTGGTGAACCGGGATGTGTGGCTGCGATCAGGATGCCAATATTGAAGGTTTCCCATTTCAAAAACGGCACTCCTGAGATGGTCCAAGCCTGTTATGCTATTCTCGTCTTGGTCCTTCCCAGTGGACTGGGTCGAACATGGAGTAAGCAAGAACTCGAGATGGTGGAGGTGGTTGCTGATCAAGTTGCTGTGGCTCTCTCACATGCAGCTGTTGTTGAAGAAGCCCTATCCTTGACAGCAACGCTCGAGGAACAAAAACGAACACTGCAGCAGGCCAACCGGAACACAATGATGGCAAGTCAAGCGCGCTATGAATTTAAGAAGGTGATGAGTAACGGATTAAGAAGGCCGATGCACTCGATTCTTGGCCTGCTATCAGTGCTACAGGATGAACCGCTTAGTGACGAGCAGCTTCTTCTCATTGGCACGACGTTCAAGGCTGGTAATGTTCTTTCGACACTGATAAATGATGTCATGGAAACTGCAGGAAAGGATTATAGCAGATTCCCTTTGCATATGAGGCCCTTCGAGCTTCACTCTATGATAAAAGAAGCTGCATGCCTCTTTAATTGCATGTGTGCTCTTAGGGGTTACAATTTTTCTATTAAAGTGGATAAGTCAATGCCAAAATATGTGTTAGGTGATGAGACAAGAGTGTTTCAGGTGATTCTGCATATGATTGGTAATCTGTTAAATGCAAGCAGAGGAGGTGGATTTCTTTTGTTACGAGTGCATTCAGCGAACGGGAGTCAGGTGTGGAATGACCAGAGACGAGGCCAATGGAGGTCGAATTCATCGGATAGATATGCTTATGTTAGGCTTGAAGCCGGTATTCGTCATACCAATTCTGGTTCCCAGTCAGGCAACAGTTCTGTGATTCAATACAGTAGCCAGAGATGCTCCGGTGGAGGCAAGGAAATCATGAGCTTTGACATGTGTAAAAAAATCGTTCAG ATGATGCAAGGAGACATCTGGATGGTATCGAATCCGGAGGGCTTCGATCGAAGCATAGTTCTCGTCTTGCAGTTCCAGGCGCGGGCATCCTTTGCAGTAGACATAGTAGAACAGGAGCAATCTATTAAGCGCATGCAATCCAACTCCGTCTTCAAAGGTCTGCAAATTCTCCTAGCTGATGCTGATGCTGGGAACAGAGCCGTGACAAGGAGGTTGCTGGAGAAGCTGGGGTGCGTTGTGACCGCAGTCTCATCTGGATCCGAATGCCTCAGAGCTGTTGGTCCGTCCGTGCCCCCGTTCCAAGTCGTGCTTCTGGACATTCACCTCCCCGACTTGGATGGCTTCGAAGTTGCTGAGGAGCTGCGCAAGGATGAAAGCCGGAACTGGCTGCTGATTGTCGCCTTTACTGCAAGCGACGAGAAAGAGACTAGGGAGAAGTGCTTGGAGGTTGGGATGAATGGTGTTTTGGCGAAACCAGGTTCGTCTCACGATCTTGCGCGTGAGCTCGAGTGTATTTTGCTGCGGCGAAGTCGACGATATAACTAG